A stretch of Campylobacter showae DNA encodes these proteins:
- a CDS encoding DUF1523 family protein, which yields MQKFKKYLRIFIISFLFALHALVFTAINYAFPHYDEAIITGGEVKRMDKDGFIDAQNPADGPTRDVYFIYTRELNGTKVMPYRNEDTGWGLSLYFKFNSADVQAAAQSLVGEGRAQIKYYGWRIAMFDMFRNAVSVKKLKEGETRANPISSYIFYALTAVSFVVCATFVRRKFKDEPSSNL from the coding sequence ATGCAAAAATTTAAAAAATACCTCCGAATTTTCATAATTAGCTTTCTGTTTGCTCTGCATGCCTTGGTATTTACGGCGATAAACTACGCTTTCCCGCACTACGACGAGGCGATCATCACGGGCGGCGAGGTCAAGCGCATGGACAAAGACGGCTTCATCGACGCGCAAAACCCGGCCGACGGCCCGACGCGCGACGTGTACTTCATCTACACGCGGGAGCTAAACGGCACGAAGGTGATGCCGTATCGCAACGAAGACACGGGCTGGGGCTTGTCGCTTTATTTTAAATTTAACTCCGCCGACGTCCAAGCCGCAGCCCAGAGTCTAGTGGGCGAAGGCAGGGCGCAGATCAAATACTATGGCTGGCGCATCGCGATGTTTGATATGTTTAGAAACGCCGTTTCGGTTAAAAAGCTAAAAGAGGGCGAGACCCGCGCAAATCCTATTTCTAGCTATATATTTTACGCTTTGACGGCAGTTTCGTTTGTGGTTTGCGCCACTTTTGTTAGAAGGAAATTTAAAGACGAGCCAAGCTCAAATTTATAA
- a CDS encoding nitric-oxide reductase large subunit gives MREYKKYWWALVAVVTIAFGILGYYGVEVYREAPPVVSFADKNGKIIVEQEQIYKGQEAWQSIGGMQVGSVWGHGAYQAPDWTADWLHKELVAFMDIKANQLYGAKFDALSAEQQANIKALTKSEYRTNTLKNGVITISDERIAAAKVVRDEYNGLFGNDPKYQKLRENYAMKNNTLAKEENREQLNDFFFWATWATATNRPNSEATYTNNWPHEPLIDNVPTKENVFWTIISVTILVAGVGLLVWFSNFYGEKDHEKLAPIDADPLSRLNLTPSQKALGKYLFVALALFVFQIMIGGFVAHYTVEGQEFYGINLSQYIPYSLARTWHIQASIFWIATGFLAAGLFLAPIINGGKDPKFQKLGVDLLFYALLFLVVGSFIGEYMAIAGKMDTSLSFWLGHQGYEYIELGRVWQLILFVGLVIWMALVLRGFVGGFKADGDKNLLAIFTASAIAVGLFYGAGLFYGQRSPLPVMEYWRWWVVHLWVEGFFEVFATASLAFVFASLGLVGKKFATYSTLASASLFLIGGIPGTFHHLYFAGTTTPIMAVGASFSALEVVPLVLLGAEAFHQYSLQFAQSWAKNLKWPLYCFIAVAFWNMLGAGVFGFLINPPLFLFYIQGLNTTSVHGHAALFGVYGFLALGFVWLVALYLFKGQEFNDKLMKVGFWSLNAGLMLMILASLLPIGLYQAVAAIDVGMWYARSAEFLQMDHLQNLRWLRMIGDTIFIIGGVCFFIQILKFIAGSCGCKAKA, from the coding sequence ATGCGTGAATACAAGAAGTATTGGTGGGCGCTGGTAGCAGTCGTTACTATCGCCTTCGGGATACTGGGCTATTACGGCGTAGAGGTTTATCGCGAAGCGCCGCCGGTAGTGAGTTTTGCCGATAAAAACGGCAAAATAATAGTCGAGCAAGAGCAAATTTATAAAGGCCAAGAGGCCTGGCAAAGCATCGGCGGTATGCAGGTGGGCTCGGTGTGGGGACACGGAGCGTATCAAGCGCCTGACTGGACGGCTGATTGGCTACATAAAGAGCTAGTCGCGTTTATGGATATAAAGGCAAATCAGCTTTACGGAGCCAAATTTGACGCTCTAAGCGCCGAGCAACAAGCCAACATCAAGGCTCTAACAAAGAGCGAATATCGCACGAATACGCTAAAAAACGGCGTTATAACGATCAGCGACGAGAGGATCGCCGCAGCAAAGGTAGTACGCGACGAGTATAACGGGCTTTTTGGCAACGATCCGAAATACCAAAAACTACGCGAAAACTACGCGATGAAAAACAACACGTTAGCCAAAGAGGAAAACCGCGAGCAGCTAAATGATTTCTTCTTCTGGGCGACCTGGGCTACGGCGACGAATCGCCCAAATAGCGAGGCTACGTACACGAACAACTGGCCGCACGAGCCGCTAATCGACAACGTTCCGACGAAAGAAAACGTATTTTGGACGATTATCAGCGTTACGATTTTGGTTGCGGGCGTTGGCTTACTAGTTTGGTTTTCAAATTTCTACGGAGAAAAAGATCACGAGAAACTCGCTCCTATCGACGCCGATCCGCTCTCAAGGCTAAATTTGACCCCGTCTCAAAAGGCGCTTGGCAAATACCTTTTTGTAGCGCTAGCTCTTTTTGTTTTCCAGATCATGATAGGCGGCTTCGTGGCGCACTACACAGTCGAGGGGCAGGAGTTTTACGGCATAAATTTATCCCAGTACATCCCGTACTCTTTGGCGCGCACTTGGCACATCCAGGCGAGCATTTTCTGGATCGCGACGGGCTTTTTGGCAGCCGGACTTTTCCTAGCGCCTATCATCAACGGCGGCAAGGATCCTAAATTTCAAAAACTAGGCGTTGATTTGCTATTTTACGCACTACTTTTCCTAGTCGTGGGCAGCTTTATCGGCGAATACATGGCGATAGCGGGCAAGATGGATACTAGCCTGAGCTTTTGGCTTGGTCACCAAGGATACGAGTATATCGAGCTTGGCAGAGTTTGGCAGCTTATTTTGTTTGTCGGTCTTGTTATCTGGATGGCGCTTGTGCTTCGTGGATTCGTCGGTGGATTTAAGGCTGATGGCGATAAAAACCTGCTAGCTATCTTTACGGCTTCTGCTATCGCGGTGGGACTTTTCTACGGCGCGGGGCTATTTTACGGTCAAAGAAGCCCGCTACCGGTGATGGAATACTGGCGCTGGTGGGTCGTTCACCTTTGGGTCGAGGGCTTTTTCGAGGTGTTTGCGACCGCTTCTCTTGCGTTCGTGTTCGCATCTTTAGGCTTAGTTGGCAAAAAATTCGCGACCTATTCGACCTTGGCAAGCGCTAGCTTGTTTTTGATTGGCGGTATCCCTGGCACTTTCCACCACCTTTATTTTGCGGGAACGACCACTCCGATCATGGCTGTGGGCGCTAGCTTTTCCGCGCTTGAGGTCGTGCCTTTGGTGCTTCTTGGAGCCGAGGCGTTTCATCAGTATTCGCTTCAGTTCGCGCAAAGCTGGGCGAAAAATCTCAAATGGCCGCTTTACTGCTTTATAGCGGTGGCGTTTTGGAATATGCTGGGCGCGGGCGTGTTTGGCTTCCTTATCAACCCGCCGCTATTTTTGTTCTACATCCAGGGTCTAAACACCACCTCGGTGCACGGACACGCGGCGCTGTTTGGCGTTTACGGATTTTTGGCTTTGGGCTTTGTTTGGCTCGTGGCGCTTTACCTTTTCAAAGGGCAAGAATTTAACGACAAGCTTATGAAAGTGGGCTTTTGGTCGCTAAATGCGGGTCTAATGCTAATGATTTTAGCGTCGCTGCTCCCGATCGGTCTTTATCAAGCCGTCGCCGCGATAGACGTTGGCATGTGGTACGCTAGAAGCGCAGAGTTTTTGCAGATGGATCACTTGCAAAATTTACGCTGGCTAAGGATGATCGGCGATACGATCTTCATTATCGGCGGCGTTTGCTTCTTTATCCAGATTCTTAAATTTATCGCGGGAAGCTGCGGCTGCAAGGCCAAAGCCTAA